Genomic window (Equus quagga isolate Etosha38 chromosome 12, UCLA_HA_Equagga_1.0, whole genome shotgun sequence):
tttttttggaagattagccctgagctgatatctgctgccaatcctcctctttttttctgaggaagcctggccctgagctaacatctgtgcccatcttcctctactttatatgtgggatgcctaccacagcatggcttgccaagcagtgccatgtccacacccagcatccgaaccggcgaacccaggctgccaaagcggaatgtgcacacttaactgctgagccaccgggctggcccctttggcTGATTTTGATAACTGACATTTGAGTcacttggtttttttctcttcctgcactTTAAATTCCCatcatgttttaaattcaccaatgaGTGAGGCTACAAAACCCTAGGCCCCAAACCTCGACCCCAATAACAGCAGAACCCCAAGCCCCCGCACTGTCTCCAACCCCCGACCTTGCTGTGTGGGCCCAAGCGTACTGTGTAATTATTTTTGCAAAGTTTCCTGATGATTATTGCTGAAGGGCCTCTTGCAAACACAAGAACCACAAGGCAGGTCCAAGCACAACATTGGTTACGGATAAGCCAGCACAGCCAAAACACTGGAGAAGGAGCCCGCTCAATCATGTTGAGAATATTCATTGAAAAAGTTATTGCCAGCTCCTGTGGCCCTTGGAGTTTAGAAAACAATGTAATATAAAGccaatatatattataataatataaagacATGTTGCATCTAGTATCTCATTTCCTAAAGGATCAGTGGAAAACATATGGGCTTGGGGCCAGGTAAAACTACCCCTTGCTACCTGACATCTTAAGCAAGTTCTCCCCTTTTTGAacctgtttctccatctctaatATGGGGACAATACTTAACTCAGCGTTGCTTCAGATCCAATATGAAAACTCCTGGCACAATGCTCGACAGGCAGTGACCAGCAACGATATTGGTTCTCCTCTCTACTAGTCACCCCTACCGAGGAAGGGAAGTGTTCATCCATTCCTGGGCATCTGCCACATGAAGGGCGCTGACTGTGGTGAACGAAACACATGGTCCCAGTCCCACCAGCATGTTCCCTCCATGAGAGCAGGCACGTCTGTCTTGCTCACCGGTGCACCCAGGACCCAATACAGTGCCAAGCGCACAAAGGCACTCAAAATACGTACTTACTAGCTGGAGCTTACAAGGAGGAAAGGTATTTTCTCATAGCACCCCACATAGCCAAACCTTCtctggggaagaaactgaggctgggcaAGGTTAAGTGTGAGCTAATTAGTGGTATTTTGCATCTTGACTTGATTTTCCTGCAGTTTCCTTAAACTAGGCTTTATCAACCTTCAGGCATTCCCAAGCCACTTCACCATTTTCGCTCAATCTACTTACTGTCTGTGATATAAATCGACTCACTTTTTTACCGATATAAACTAAAAGGAACTTTACTTCAATCACTTGTCTTAATTAGAAAGTAACcataaaaataaagagcaaaaaaaattaaaatattgtataaaattacagaaatttcAGTTGTCTGAAAGCTATGAGCCTgcttttttaagagagaaattggAGTTGAGcagcatttttcatctttttttaccATTActctcaaaaagaaatatattttacataaaacacAGTACATACCCTTGTCGACACATACATTTGAAACAAGTTtcataaaaaaatacatcacaTAGAATGCATTCTggtattttctagtttctgattctatttcacttttaaaatgctGGTTGTATCCCCTTATACTGATTTCAAGAGGAATATGTCATGAACACAACAAAAAAATGCTGGGTCAGAGGGCTGAGAAAGACATACTGTCACCAACTGAGACTTCGTCCTCGTCTCACCAGACGGACTGAAGAGAATACCGTCCTCACTACGTGGTTTGACGTCTTGTAAGGCCATGCCCATGCGCCTGAGGCATACGCCAGTGCgagatgtattttaaatatccagTTCTGCCTAGAACACGCCTCATGTACACAGTAAGCTCTTGAGAACAGTCAACGGCAGACATAAAGACACTTAACAAGCGAGATCACAGACAGCACTTAAAAATATCTCAGCTTTATTTAGGTCTAATCTCAACCTCGTGGCATTCCTTCGGATTCACTTGGAGGGAGACAGCGTAACTGGCTGCAGCGGTCACACACACTCCCCTACCCAACCATGGACCGCTTTCTTCCTCTCAGGCGCACTTCGTCCAGCTTCTTCAGCACCGGCCTGGCCTTTCTGGAGGCGGCGCAGTAGCTCTGCAGAAAGGCTTCGAACACAGCCTCGGTGTGGGGATGGGTGCTCAGGAAGGCCTTCTCCAGCACGTAGAGGTCGACCCCCTTATCTTCCGGCAGTGCCGAGATGAAGCTCAGCCCGAAGTCTATGAGCACGACGCGCAGCTGGTCCACAGGGGGTTTCAGGAGCATGTTCGAGGTGGTGAGATCACCGTGAATGAGGTCCTCGTCGTGCATTCGAGCCAGAACCTGCCCGACTGTCTTGGCTAAACTGAAGAGACTCTCGGGAGACTTTTCCGTCTCCATAGTGGACTGAATATAATCTCGAACAGTCACTGAGCCTTCAATGTCTTCCATGTATAAGCAGTTGGAAGCATAGTCCACAAAAAAGACAACCGGGGCACATATCCCTGGAATCAAGACACAAGTGGCTATTGGGTtagatgcttttaatttttgttaaaggtAAGCTTGCTTTCCAAAGACTGAACCAGTTTTTTCTAGTCTATGTCTGCTTATTTCAGGAGAGAGACTTAGGAATGCTGCAGAACGGTACAACTTAACTCATCTGGAAAACTCATCTGGAAGTTTCCCGGCTCACGCTCTGCAGGCTGTGCCTCTGGCCACCCCACAGCTGAGGTCAGCAGTGCCACAgctccctccttcttcccaccCTTTGTGACTGGCCTTCATTGACCCACTTAGtccctaaaaaacaaaacaaaacaaaacaaaaagccggAGGATAAAGCAGAGCCGGGGAGAGCCGTTTCCACCTGACAAGGACACAAACAGGAGGCCAAGCAGCGTGCTGGCACAGAGCTTCCGCTTCCCAGTCAGAAAGGACCGCTTCAGCCCCAGCTCCTTTCCTTATTAATTACGTAAACTTGAAGTCaccttaacttctctaagcctccgTTTCTGCTTCTATAACATAAGAACAATACCTCCAATAATTCAATGAATTCATTGAGTCCAAAGATTCAGAGACTCTTTATTGACTGTCCTCATGCTCAGGACACTTATCTAGACCCTGGAGACAGAGCCGGGAGATACAGCAGGAGACAAGGCAGCCACGATCCCTGCTTAACGGGACTTATCCCGCAAAGAgggtgaaaacagaaaatatgaccCCACAAATAAGTCACTAAATGCGAGCAAGGGCAGAGATGTGTCTGCTTGTTCGCTGCCGAGTTTCCTCCAGATCTGCCAGCACCTAACACCGTCTTGGGGTACCGCAGGCCCCTAAAAAACACCAacgaaagagaaagggagaacgTGTAACAGAGAAACGCCCGTGTTTCTGAGCCAGAGGGATACGGGCTGGGAGCCTGGCTGTGTAACCTCAGCaagttccttcccctctctgagcgtCAGCGCCTCATCTGAGGACAAGGCTTATGGATGTGGTGCACAGGGATGTCTTAACGAAGGAGCAAACGATTTAACGAAACCTAAGGTTTACCGAGCGGCGTGGGCCAGCCATCCATTCAAACCTAACACACGGCATACCTAGCTCATTAAACGGTCGCAACATCCCTATCAGATGGCTCCTGCTACTATGCCTTCCCGATACaagcgaggaaactgaggctggggttAAATAACGTGTTGCAAGCCTGCATATGCGGCAGCGGAGTCCGTGTCTGGACGCAGACAGCCTGGCTCCTGGCACGGACTGGTCATCACGTCTGCTTCTTAAAAGGAACGGACGAGAAGATAACGACCGAGAACAAAGACGGTGcaaacggggaaactgaggctcaggcggTCAGATAACACGCTCGAGGGCCGGGAAGCGAACAGGCGCGGGGGCCCCGGGACGAAGGCTCGTCGCTGCGGGGCCAGCGGCCGAAGCAGGAATGAAGGCGAACAGGGACGAAGGGACGACTTCTCTAACGCAAGGCCCCGCAGAGGCACCGACGGAGAAACGCGAGCTAACTGAGGCCCCGCGCCGCGGCCTCACCTGCGCGGCGGCAGCGCAGCAGCGCCCGCGCCTCCTGCACCGTCCGCCGCCGGCCAAGCCGCGCCTCGAGCGCCGGGTGCCGGTAGCCCTTGGGGAAGCGGTGCTTCACCACGGCCGCGCGGCCCTGGAAGTGGCCGCGGAACACGCGCGCCTCGGCGCCCTGCTTCACCAGCTCCAGGCCGCTCAGGAAGCGGCGGCTTCGCTCCCGGGCGGCGGCCAGCGCCTCGGCCTCCGGCGCCGGCTCCTCGTTCTTCTCAGCCGCAGCAGCACTGGGCGCCGCCATGATTGCGCCTCAGCACCGCCCCTCGGAGCCTGTCGGCTGCTTCCGGAAACGGTCGGCGACGCTTCGGCTCGCTCCGGAAATCCTCGGACCTCTTCGGCTGTTCGAACGCGAGCACTTCCGCCTTGTGGAAGCGGTTCCGCCTCCTAACTTTCGGTTCTTTTCGAAGCCTTCGTTGCCCCTCGGAATGGCTATTGTAGCCTCGCCTCCCAGGTCTTCGGCTATCTCCGTAAACCCTCGGCAACTCTCGATGAGCGGCTGGCTCCCGAAGTCCTTCGTGACTCTCGCGGTCGGCTTTCGTGGCCCCACCTCCCAGCTCTTCGGCTCTTTCCGGATAACTTCGTTTCGGAATCTCCGCCTTTTGCAGGAGTCCCTCGGGATCCTGGGAAGCAGTATCCATGGGAGTTCTTCTTGGAACTCCTCGTCCCCTGGGTCCTGAATTCCCCGCAAAAGGGGCTCACACCAGCCAAAGCTAAGGGTGGCAGATGGACAATGAGGCGTGTGTCTGGCATCGTCTTTAGTGCTAGGATAGCAGTAGCGACCGTTCATTAATTAAGTGTATTCGGCAGTAAAAAGTGTTCCAGAGGGAACAGTGAACTGGGAGCGATTAGCACACTCTTAGGGTTTGCATGTATTTTTCATTGCAAAGCTAACGCAGGCTGTAACAAAATCTTACAATACTGAATTTTGCACGCACGAAACATCAAAGAATGCCTGTCGCTGTCATCAATCTGCCCACCACCGACCATTGTAGAAAGTTTCTTTCCAGATCTTCTCTCTGATACACCCGCACTCTCACACATAGTTATGGGATTTTCCCCAATATAAACGAGAGCACGCTGTCTAttcttttgcaacttgcttttttccccctaagcaGTTTATCTTGGACAGTTTCCCTATCAATACATACAGAGCTACCACATCCGTCTAAACGGCCGTTTCCTTGTTGCTAAACGGTTGTTtgcagctttgttttgtttttctcctttttttttctctcacaaacagtgctgcaatgagcaGGCTTATCCAGACATCCCTGAACACGTGCATGCTTCTGAGGACGTCTTTCTGAAATTGATGTCGCTGGGATGTAGGAGATGAGCCTTTTAAAAGGTGAC
Coding sequences:
- the TP53RK gene encoding EKC/KEOPS complex subunit TP53RK, which gives rise to MAAPSAAAAEKNEEPAPEAEALAAARERSRRFLSGLELVKQGAEARVFRGHFQGRAAVVKHRFPKGYRHPALEARLGRRRTVQEARALLRCRRAGICAPVVFFVDYASNCLYMEDIEGSVTVRDYIQSTMETEKSPESLFSLAKTVGQVLARMHDEDLIHGDLTTSNMLLKPPVDQLRVVLIDFGLSFISALPEDKGVDLYVLEKAFLSTHPHTEAVFEAFLQSYCAASRKARPVLKKLDEVRLRGRKRSMVG